Within Takifugu rubripes chromosome 20, fTakRub1.2, whole genome shotgun sequence, the genomic segment CCCTCTCTTCCAGTGTAACCAGTTGGTCACCCTTTCTAGTTAAGCTTGCTGCTGCCCCCCGTCCCGCTGGCTCTGGGCCCGCTGGCTCTGGGCCCGCTGGCTCTGGGCCCGCTGGCTCTGGGCCCGCTGGCTCTGGGCCCGCTGGAGTGCTTCACCctcatgttgctgcagcagttACCTGTTCAACATGCTGCTGAAGTCGATGTAAGAGGCCACCAGAACTGCCAGCTGACCTTTGCCCCCCTGTGGAGAACCATCACAGGATCAGTGTCAACAaacccctctgtgtgtgtgtgtgtgtgcgtgtgtgtgtgtgtgtgtgtgcgtgtgtgtgtgtgtgtgtgtgtgcgtgtgtgtgtgtgtgtgtgtgtgtgtgtgcgcgtgtgtgtgtaccctgCAGTGTAACACCACCACTCGTCTAGGATGTGTCTGGAGCCACTTCTCCATAGATGAGCACACGCTGAAGATCTGGTCCAGATTTGGAGCCAAATGGTCCAACCAGCCGGTGTCCAgcacctggaggaggggggagacctGGCGTAAGTGTCCTTCACGCTCCACCGTGGTTCTCCACCGGGGTTCTCCACCGGGGATCTCCACCGTGGTTCTCCACCGGGGTTCTCCACTGTGGTTCTCCACCGGGGTTCTCCACCGGGGTTCTCCACCGGGGTTCTCCACCGTGGTTCTCCACCGGGGTTCTCCACCAGGGTTCTCCACCGGGGTTCTCCaccgtgctgctgcaggtttcagCTCCTACCTTGTGCTTTAGCCTGTTGAGGGCCTCGTTCTTCTGTGACACGTTGATGAGCTGATGAGAATTTAATCATTCATGTAAACAACCATTTTCAGGAGAGTAATTAAAGTATTGAAcaaatcttattaaaatgatGGAACCTGTGAATGACTCCCAGGGGACTACTGTCATGCTGCCTACCTTTCGACTACATTAGATTGAAAGAGAAAGAATgaagtgacctttgacccctcattcctcctctctttttttggaaAATGTCTTTTGGTTGTCAAAAAATCACGTTTCACTTCAATCAAGTGGACCTTTGATCTGAGCTGTGATGCTTGTGAGATGCAGTGATTTTGCTGCGGTACGTCACCATGCAATTGTGTTGGTGTTTGGACTGCAGCATGACCAggatctcctgcaggttctgctggtaCAGCGGCTCCGGGCACTCGGCGGGACACAGCACGGTGATGATGCGTTCAGTGATGTAGGTCAGATCGGTTCTCTGCGGTTCCTCCATGTGagcggctgcaggaggtggaggaagagagaaccCTGCAGGTCAGCAGATGTTCCACAACAAAAGGACTCTGACTCTGAAACCAGGGTGGGGTCACAAGGAGCGAGAAAGAGGAACTGAACCAAAACCCACGGGTTACGAGGCGTCACGGGATCCTGAGACCTCGTGAGGATGAGCCGCCCTAACCTGAACAGttggggttaggccctaacCCCAACTGTTCAGGTTAGGGCCTAACCAGAACAGTGAATAGttggggttaggccctaacCCCAACTGTTCGGGTTAGGGCCTAACCAGAACAGTGAATAGttggggttaggccctaacCTGAACAGTGAATAGttggggttaggccctaacCTGAACAGTGAATAGttggggttaggccctaacCAGAACAGTTGGGGTtagaccctaaccccaactgtTCACTGTTCTGGTTAGGGCCTAACCAGAACAGTGAACAGttggggttaggccctaacCAGAACAGTTGGGGTtagaccctaaccccaactgtTCACTGTTCTGGTTAGGGCCTAACCCTACTGTTCTGGTTAGGGCCTAACCCTACTGTTCTGGTTagggcctaaccctaaccctaaccctaacggtgCTTCTCTCTCTGAGGATATTTTCAGTTCAAGAtcgaaaatgaaaaacaagaccAGCACCTTCTGACCTTGATCCCTGGGCTGGAACCCACAGAGGTCACCTCAGAGTAAGAAGGTCTTGGCTTCAAGTTGTCCCCCAAaactaatctaatctaattaaGCTCAGTCAGCTGGGCGGAGCCTCATCTCAAATTGTTTCCAGACAAAAAGTTTAATATCTGCATTTTTAGAAAAAGATCAACTTCTTTAGActttaaaaagagaagagaaaaaagtttTTTCTCTCCTGAGAGTTGAGAAAACGAtgcaacttttacatgttgagcTGTGTTGCTGATTGACTCCATTTACTAACCCGAGTTACTTGAGTTAAACACAGAAGCTTAACTGTGAGCAGACTCAGGTAGGAACACATCTAGATAATATATATCTATAGTCTTCCATATATAATGGATGTTCAGTCAGTGTTGGTGTTCCTGAGCActgggtttccatggcaacccaTGACGATTGGTCTACATCTGAATTCACCACTTTCAGCTTTGTCAcgcttctgcttttttttttatttacattttccagGAATCAGAGCGACAACTCAACTGGCCATTTGTCACACAGTTTGTACTGAAggtatctctcacacacacacacgtgtgtagacacacacacacgcacacacacacaaacacacgcacacacacacaaacacacacacacagtgcatgTGTAGGAACACTGCAGTTGCCACCCATTCTAATCTCCGCACAGCAGCCAAGTAAAGACGAGCCACCTCAGGGTTCAGAGTGAACACTAAACTGGTCACACTGGGACTTGGTTAGTGAACACTAAACTGGTCCCTGGGACTGGGTTAGTGAACACTAAACTGGTCACACTGGGACCGGGTTAGTGAACACTAAACTGGTCCCTGGGACCGGGTTAGTGAACACTAAACTGGTCACACTGGGACCGGGTTAGTGAACACTAAACTGGTCCCTGGGACTGGGTTAGTGAACACTAAACTGGTCACTGGGACTTGGTTAGTGAACACTAAACTGGTCACACTGGGACTGGGTTAGTGAACACTAAACTGGTCCCTGGGACTTGGTTAGTGAACACTAAACTGGTCACACTGGGACTGGGTTAGTGAACACTAAACTGGTCACTGGGACTGGGTTAGTGAACACTAAACTGGTCACTGGGACTGGGTTAGTGGGAGGCCGACCTACCTTTCGCTGGTGCCGCACACAAACACCTTCGCAGCAGCACTCCGAAGCTTGAGAGTGAAAGTCTACGTGTGTCTGGTGGAAAACAAGGTGGAGACTCAACTTTGGGAGGGAGCAAGAAGGCGAGCAGCAGCGAGAGGGAGCAGGATCCACTGCCACCGTGCACTTTGCCCTCTGTTGGACCGTAAATGTGCAGCACTCAACTGAACCGAGGTTAGATTAGTCACTAGATTAGTCTGATCTCTGGGTCTGTGAACACAGGGCTGTTATTGgatttttcatttcagagacAGAAGATCAGAGAACACTCCAAACCTTTGGAATTTTATCACTAAGCTGCTGTAATAACCTGCAGAATATATAGAGCACTTTTCACCTGGAATTTACATTTTAActcactgcaaaaaaaaaaagatagccTATTAAAGCCAATTAACCTGTTCATAGAAATGGTTGCCACAACGATCTTATCCTATAATTGCCACTGTTCTCTGAATCAGTTTACAATATTGTATTTTTCAAGTAAATTGAGAAAATGTGACATAGATTATTTATATAGATGTATAGAAATACATTTAAGTCACATACAATGTGTGAATAATGTGTTATGTTTCATTCATCATATGGTAAACTGACAACCCTTATTTAAAAAGTCTGAATTAATTT encodes:
- the LOC115247212 gene encoding tensin-3-like isoform X2, translating into MEEPQRTDLTYITERIITVLCPAECPEPLYQQNLQEILVMLQSKHQHNCMLINVSQKNEALNRLKHKVLDTGWLDHLAPNLDQIFSVCSSMEKWLQTHPRRVVVLHCRGGKGQLAVLVASYIDFSSMLNRPFSGPLCHEEVLQ
- the LOC115247212 gene encoding tensin-3-like isoform X1 → MEEPQRTDLTYITERIITVLCPAECPEPLYQQNLQEILVMLQSKHQHNCMLINVSQKNEALNRLKHKVLDTGWLDHLAPNLDQIFSVCSSMEKWLQTHPRRVVVLHCRGGKGQLAVLVASYIDFSSMLNSADLSLDHFAMRRFYSNKLSALMTPSQKR